The Brachyspira hyodysenteriae ATCC 27164 sequence ACATAGAAGCATTTTTTATAACATGCCCTACTTCTAAACTAGCTTCCTCAGGAGGCATAATAAATTTTAATCCTATAGGAGACATTTCTATTATCATACCATGAAGAATCTGCCTTACACCATCATGTCTAAATACCAATTTAAAATTATCTAAATTATTTATCACTATATGTTTTAATTTCTTAGGCTTAACTCCAGCCTTATCTATTAAAACATTAAATCTATTCAAAAAATCTTTTTCATTGAATGGCTTTAATAAAAATCCTGAAACCCCAATTCTCATCATCTTAGTGAAGAACTCTCTGCTAGGATCAGCAACATGAACTATAACATGAACACCATGATATCTGTCATCTAAATAAATCTTTTCAAGTATACTCTCCATTTCCGTATCATTTTCCTCAACCTCTATAATAGCAATAGAAAAAGGAAGTTTACCAAACATACTTAAAATGTTGTTTTTATCCTTCACAGCCACAACTTCATATCCTGCCGTAATAAGAATACTGATAAAACTGTCCCTTATTTGTAAAGATGAATCATAAACTAATACTCTCATAATATATACCTGAAAATTAATTATATTGTTTTTACATTATATAATAGAAAAAATTAAAATCAATAATATATATAAACTTAATCATAAACTGTAATAGTAAATAATTTTTATAATGTAGTTATTAATATATTACATTTAGTATATTATACATTTAATAAAAATATATTATTATATTTCATTAACAAAAATATAGTAAAAAGTTGTTTTTTTTTATTTATTATATATAATAAAGAGATGAAAACATCTGGATATAATTTATTTCCGCCGCTTCTAGGGCATATAAAAAATTGGTATAGCCATATTGATAGGATTAAAAATATGGGTTTTGAATGGGTGTATATTAATCCTATAACATATCCCGGATTCAGCGGAAGTCTGTACGCTACAAAATATTATTATCAATATAACCCTGCTTTTTTCACTAGCTGTGAACAAGAAATTGCTGAAAAAGAGATTAAGGATTTCATTGCATATTGTAATAATAAAAATATAAAAGTAATGATAGATTTGGTTATTAATCATTCATCAAAGGACTGTAATTTGACTAATGAACATCTTGAATGGTATAAAACCAAAGATGGAGCTTTACAGTCTCCTGGAGCTTGGGATAATGGTAAGTGGATTGAATGGGGTGATTTAGCAATGTTCAATAATAAAAGAGATCCCAATGAAAAAGATGAAGAAGAAAATGCTGATAATCAAAATGACCAAAACAGCAATAAAGAAAATAATCAAAACATAAATAATAATGAAATATTAAATCCTATATGGTATTATTGGAATGATTTAATAAAACATAATATTGATTTAGGATTCAGCGGATTCAGATGCGA is a genomic window containing:
- a CDS encoding PleD family two-component system response regulator: MRVLVYDSSLQIRDSFISILITAGYEVVAVKDKNNILSMFGKLPFSIAIIEVEENDTEMESILEKIYLDDRYHGVHVIVHVADPSREFFTKMMRIGVSGFLLKPFNEKDFLNRFNVLIDKAGVKPKKLKHIVINNLDNFKLVFRHDGVRQILHGMIIEMSPIGLKFIMPPEEASLEVGHVIKNASMSISSYKISFSINILEKIGNEYIGEFVDLSVFNSKLICKFIYDKYIEKLK